The sequence below is a genomic window from Chelonoidis abingdonii isolate Lonesome George unplaced genomic scaffold, CheloAbing_2.0 scaffold1157, whole genome shotgun sequence.
GCTGTTTCTACTTTTGATTCATGCCACTGATTTGAAAAGCAAGATTTGCATCCAATATAGAGCCTCCGGTACCTTTAATCATTATCCTCCCTTGTTTTACTTCAAATTAagacagaaataattttatttattggaTTTTTTATACTTTGCTACATGCCTCCATTCAGATAGGGATGAACAGTCAAGGCAACTCACCTGACTGACTTATAAAAAAGCACACATCATCCCTGAATACAGGAGTATTTCTATCCAGAAAGTCACTAGCAAGTTCCACCATCACAGGAAGCTCTGTCAACTCTTCCAACACTTGTCGGGTCTACATTCAAAAAGCACGAGACACTTGTTAATACTGCCATCCATATCAATCTTTATagttttgcgggggggggggggggggagagagaaagacaagGATGAGTATATTTACAAAACTTAGTTAAGATAAAGATTTTATTTATCCCTGATATAGAAGATAGGGCAGCTGTAATTACTGATCAGTTTTAATAAGTAACATCAAGGAGCAGAAGTTTAATTTCTGGCATGGTAGATCATAGTAAATCTGCattaaaacaaagtttttaaCACTATGTGTCAGGTGCagagaaaaaggggaaagaaagataCGTCTGCTTTCAGACTCTCATATCAAGGGCTTAAGAAAGAAAGCTGCTCCCTAAATCAAAGCTAAGTATTCCATATATTTTTAGAGTCGGTTGAACGTACAGCTATTGCAGCATGATAGCTGGTCCCACAGCCAATAATGATCAGTCGTCGGCATCTTCTGATTTCTTTCAAGTGATCTTTCAGACCACCCAACAGAACTGTAGtcaagaaaaacaacaaagtaTACTTCAGCCAGGGATTTCATTATTAAAACCAACGTGTTAAATGTTTGTTATAAGCCAACAAAACTTCAATAATTAAATATTCCAAGCTACCTGTTTTGGTCTCAAAATTCACCCTGCCTCTCATGGTATTGACAACAGATTCCGGTTGTTCAAAGATTTCCTTCTGCATGAATGCACTGAAGTTACCTGTTTAGACAAACAAAGGTTTCAGTTGTTTTTGTTATTTCAAGTACAGAGTCAACTTTTAGAATGACCTGTAGAAGCATGCTGGTTTGGACAAAGCGTTAATGTAACATCTCATCTCAGTTGTGCCAGGATGGAGGTTTAGGGATAGGGGAGGGAAGATGACTAGGCCATTTGCGCCATTTAATGCAGTTAGTTTTCCCTAAAAAAGGGCAATCTAATAAACGTGTTTTGGAGGAAATTGAACAAAAATAGTTTCTTTGTAATCAAAGTTCTGATGTGCTGTGTTATAGCTTTGTCAGATCAGTCCAGGCTTATGAGTACTGAACACATTAAAAACTAAAAACTACCTAAGGCACAAATTTGATATCATCTACAGTGGCAAGTGGTACCATGCACTCCCTATCCTCCATTTGGTCAGATGTCCTGGGATTGCCAGCTTCCAGGAAGGACTTTCAAGTGCTAGAAACAGGTGCAAATCATGACATGATCAGATGGTAATTTTTTTGGGGTATAAAGCCCCCACACTCCAATATCAGGAAGACTGTTCACCTTTGAATAGACTATATTTGTAGATGTTCCAGCTTACCTTTCATGATTTGCTGCAATTCCATCTGCAAGGTCTGGATGGCTCGAGAGGGGTCATCACTAGCTGAACGTTTTAGCCGATGAATAGAAAGTTTCCCATCAGCCACTGCTGCAATGTCATCATCTTCTAGGAAAATTACTCTGTTGGTGTGTTCAATGATAGCACTACAGAAAGACAGCCAAATAGAGAAGAGGCAGATTTATATTTGGAACAATGTTTCAGTGGGCAGCAgaagttgattaaaaaaaacaacgtTACCCTCCATTCCAGCTACACATACTTTGCTGGTAGTTGCTGCTTAAACTTGCTTTGACTACTTGCATTAGATATATTCTTACATCAGAGGCAGAAGGCTAGAGATTGGCAGCATCACTAGCATACAGCTCAAAATTGATGGTGTTTATTAAAAGCTCTTTCCCACATCTGGTATAGAGTTTCCCACCCTTATCAAATAAGTAGACTAGACTAATTACCAGTTGGGCTTCCTAAATCTCCATGATAAAACAGCCTACTCCAATCACAAATAGAACAGCAGAGACCCAACAGATAAGGTGTCAAAAAAACTGACTTTATCACTGCTACAgggcaaaacaaaaaatacaagtgCTGGTTACCTTGCATCAGAAGCAAAGAAAAATTCTACTGCTTTATCTCCAATAGCATGAGGCAGGTAGAACTATCCAGTCTTTTCATTCGTGCCTTGCATATGTTTCTTCAATCATTCTCAATGTTGCCTAGTGATTAATAAAATTGAGTCAAGTTCAATATATAGACCAATTTGAAATGAAGAACCCAATGTGATTTGAAATAAGGTTGAACTACACAGCTCAAGATATCACAAAAAAAAGTGATGATCACCATTTCTAAGAGGAAACCTGCATTTCTTAGAATTTTTTGAGTTGAATACTCTGTGTAATGTAGACCATGTATTCTGTCCAGACCGACCTGGGAGCAAGGAGAGACACTGCAGttaagtaaaaagaacaggagtacttgtggcaccttagaggactaacagatttatgctgaaataaattttagtctgtaaggtgccacaagtactcctgttcttttgcggATACCGacttaacacggctgctactctgaaacctgcattTAATTAGCCCCACTCTCAAATGGACATTAACAGTAATACAAAATTGGGTATTTTCACGTAAGATCTCACTTTGAGCATCTGTTGATGGTTTTAAGGTACACAAGTTAACCTCTTCTCTTCTAAAGGACTTAATGGACTTGAAATTAATTATGTACGTATCTTGAAAAACAAACTGATAAGCTACTTATAACTTACATGTCCTATACAAGATAGGAATCTGTCAGTGGAAAGCTTGTATTTGCTGCGAACTCCAATTGAGTGAGGACTCCCTCGCCTGTGAATGCAATGATGAGCAAGTTAGCTAGGAAGTCCTTTATATCAGAGAACCTACCCCTGTAAAAGACATCTGCAGAGCTGAAAGGCAACACCACTTCTTATTCCATAGGCAGGCAGATGCTCCAACCACCCCTTGCGGCACTGATATATTGGGAATGATGCAACTgtaactcagtttccccacctacaaCCACTCCTCTTATGGGGCATGTTATAATCTTAGATGGTCACATCCCATGGCTGCTGCTGGTGCAGTATCTGGTGCCCTAGGGCTTCTCCTGCCCTAGAGGTCCCATCCCTGTCTCCTTCCTGCCACTGCTGAGGGCCAAGTCCCGCTGGGAGATCACCCTCACTGTATCAGCTAGGCTGCTCTCCTCCATGGCACATATGGAAATGTATGAGTGACTCTTTGAAGCAGTAGTTGAAATCCCTTATACTGCACACTCAAGAAGCTGCTCTTTTCTACAGATAAAAGTTACACTTCTCTGCCTCCGAAATGAGACAGCAGTAAGCCAATAATCATTGTATACCATTAGGGatttgttttgcctttgttccTCTCAAACTCAGGACCCTAATTACTGTGCCTATGGACTTATGTGATGTAGGAAGCAAGGCAGAATTCTATCACTTTTCTGAGCCAGATAGATCATACACCACATTAATTACTAGACTACACTTTTAAACCAGTCCATTTTTTTAACCTCAATTTaaaccccaatttaaaaaaaaaaaaaaaaaaagagtcagcaTACAGAGCCACAAGGTTTAAAGAGATGTTCTCAAATTAAAAGCAACTTTGCTGAGTTCTTCATAAATTTAAAAATTTGCACATATGCAAGCACCACGTTTCAGAGAACTCTAAAATAAGGAATATAGATAAAACATTGGCATGGAAAATTCTGCTTGCCATCAGTTATAGGATTTTGCTTATGTATTCCAAAACATGGAGAACACTGACATTTTTCTCATCTCAATCCCTATAGCAAATGGCACGCTACAGCTTCTGTTGGCTACATAGCTGTACTGTAAAAAGCAGTCTTTGACAAGTGTGGTAACAGTTGTGTAAAACATGAATTACCATTTTGTAAATTGCTTGCCTTTGCTTTTTCCTGAAAGTTGCTTTCCCACTCAGAAATAAAAGCAGAGTTTGTAAACACTATCATGAGTTTTGTCTCCAACTAGAGCTAGAGATCAGTGTTTGTGCAACATTTTAGTTCAATGGCTTCTAGCCAGCTTGAATGAATATACTAGTCACAGTATTTCTTCAGAATGAAGGAGGAGTGCAGAAGCCCTCTTGCCTTTTTTGGTCTGTTATAAAACAGTACAGCAAGTATACCCATTAAAAGCATTTTGGATACAGAAAGTAAACAGAGCTTTTCAAGTGACACTCTacagcagtgatgggcaacctgcagcccatcagggtaatctgattgcaggccacaagacattttgctgacattgaccgtccgcaggcaaggCCTCCCACAGCTTTCAGTGactgtggttcgct
It includes:
- the LOC116836491 gene encoding LOW QUALITY PROTEIN: glutamine--fructose-6-phosphate aminotransferase [isomerizing] 2-like (The sequence of the model RefSeq protein was modified relative to this genomic sequence to represent the inferred CDS: inserted 2 bases in 2 codons; substituted 1 base at 1 genomic stop codon), translating into EGAFALVFKSIHYPGEAVATRRGSPHSIGVRSKYKLSTXQIPILYRTCNIENDXRNICKARMKRLDSSTCXHAIGDKAVEFFFASDASAIIEHTNRVIFLEDDDIAAVADGKLSIHRLKRSASDDPSRAIQTLQMELQQIMKGNFSAFMQKEIFEQPESVVNTMRGRVNFETKTVLLGGLKDHLKEIRRCRRLIIIGCGTSYHAAIATRQVLEELTELPVMVELASDFLDRNTPVFRDDVCFFISQSGELP